The following coding sequences lie in one Peribacillus frigoritolerans genomic window:
- a CDS encoding COX15/CtaA family protein: MKSSLKWFAVLTTIVMLFILLGGALVTKTDSGMGCGRSWPLCNGQLIPDKITIELVIELSHRLVSGAGGFLVLILSYMSWKKIGHIREARFLSVLSFGFLLLQGLIGAAAVIWSQSDFVLALHFGISLISFASVFLLTLLIFEVDKKFEAEKLIVDKRMTFHIIGVLIFCLAVVYTGALVRHTESSLICKDWPLCVNDSAALPSNLYEWIQMGHRAMAGAIFIWVSYVAYIAQKHYKNQKVLYGGWIAAFILVFLQVTAGAFIIFSRQNLYIALTHALFIACFFGVMSYLMLLTSRSKKNALAKQKGNSTHTVKGQDEQDITPTVPAR; this comes from the coding sequence GTGAAATCGTCTCTTAAATGGTTTGCTGTTTTAACAACGATTGTAATGCTTTTCATCTTACTTGGTGGAGCTTTAGTCACGAAGACGGATTCCGGCATGGGTTGCGGCAGGTCATGGCCGTTGTGCAATGGCCAATTGATCCCGGACAAAATCACGATTGAATTGGTCATTGAGCTTTCCCATCGGCTCGTTTCAGGTGCTGGAGGATTCTTGGTTTTAATTTTATCGTATATGTCTTGGAAAAAAATCGGCCATATCCGTGAAGCGCGTTTCTTATCCGTCCTTTCTTTTGGTTTTCTGTTACTGCAAGGGTTGATCGGAGCCGCTGCCGTCATTTGGTCACAATCCGATTTCGTCCTTGCCCTTCATTTTGGCATATCGCTCATTTCCTTTGCTTCCGTCTTTTTACTGACACTGTTGATTTTTGAAGTAGACAAGAAGTTCGAAGCCGAAAAACTTATAGTGGACAAACGAATGACATTCCATATTATTGGCGTATTGATTTTTTGTCTGGCAGTCGTATATACGGGTGCTCTTGTAAGGCATACAGAATCCAGTCTTATCTGTAAGGATTGGCCTTTATGTGTAAATGACAGCGCTGCACTCCCATCCAACCTTTATGAATGGATTCAGATGGGTCACCGTGCAATGGCAGGCGCTATATTCATTTGGGTATCATATGTGGCTTATATCGCCCAAAAACATTACAAAAATCAAAAAGTTTTATATGGCGGTTGGATTGCTGCATTCATTCTCGTATTTTTACAGGTTACAGCTGGAGCCTTCATCATTTTCTCAAGGCAAAACTTATATATCGCATTGACACACGCATTGTTCATTGCCTGCTTTTTTGGTGTAATGAGCTATTTGATGCTATTGACATCAAGAAGTAAAAAAAATGCCCTAGCCAAGCAAAAAGGGAACTCCACGCACACAGTCAAAGGACAGGATGAACAGGATATAACACCAACTGTACCCGCTCGTTAA
- the cyoE gene encoding heme o synthase translates to MSETRGLSEAVMEDSKAALQSDIPETTAWKDFLALIKVGIVNSNIITAFTGVWLALHFSGLSFLSNLDVVFYTLAGSALIMAGSCSFNNYYDRDIDHLMERTKNRPTVTGKVQPSKVLALSFGLIAAGLILLALTNMTTAILGAFGVFAYVVLYTMVFKRRFVSNTIIGSISGAVPPLIGWAAVDPGLDKIAWVLFAIMFLWQPPHFYALAMRRVEEYRAAGVPMLPVVKGFKAAKRSIMLWIICLMFVPFFLTPLGTPLVILAALLSTGWLILGIKGYKKKDDVKWATSMFVYSLNYMTILFVAMVIVTLI, encoded by the coding sequence ATGTCAGAAACAAGGGGTTTGTCAGAAGCTGTCATGGAGGACAGTAAAGCCGCCCTTCAATCGGATATACCTGAAACAACAGCTTGGAAGGATTTTCTCGCACTTATAAAAGTGGGGATTGTCAATTCAAATATAATTACAGCTTTTACCGGCGTGTGGTTAGCTCTTCATTTTTCGGGGCTTAGCTTCTTAAGCAATCTAGATGTAGTGTTTTATACACTTGCAGGTTCGGCGCTCATTATGGCGGGATCTTGCAGTTTCAATAATTATTATGACCGTGATATCGATCATTTAATGGAAAGAACGAAAAACCGTCCAACGGTAACTGGGAAAGTACAGCCTTCAAAGGTATTGGCATTAAGTTTCGGCTTAATTGCTGCAGGGCTGATTTTACTTGCATTGACTAATATGACAACTGCCATACTAGGTGCATTCGGCGTCTTCGCCTATGTTGTTCTATATACAATGGTTTTCAAGCGTAGATTTGTCTCGAATACGATTATAGGCAGTATATCCGGAGCCGTGCCTCCACTTATCGGGTGGGCTGCAGTCGACCCGGGCCTTGATAAGATCGCCTGGGTCCTGTTTGCGATCATGTTCTTGTGGCAGCCGCCTCATTTTTATGCACTAGCAATGAGGCGTGTCGAAGAATATCGTGCAGCCGGAGTACCCATGCTTCCGGTCGTAAAAGGCTTCAAGGCCGCAAAAAGGTCGATTATGCTATGGATCATCTGTTTAATGTTCGTTCCTTTCTTTTTAACTCCATTAGGAACTCCGCTAGTTATTCTTGCTGCATTATTGAGCACGGGGTGGCTTATTTTGGGAATTAAGGGGTATAAAAAGAAAGATGATGTTAAATGGGCAACATCCATGTTTGTATATTCTTTAAATTATATGACCATTTTATTTGTAGCGATGGTTATTGTCACTCTCATCTAG